CTCGACCCCTTCCCCTTCACCGGCGGGCTGACCAGTTGCGAGGCCTTGTGGATGGGCGTGCCGGTGGTGACCTGGCCGCAGTCGCGGGTGGTCAGCCGGCAGACGTTCGCGTTCCTGGCGGCTATCGGTTTGCCGCAATTGGCGGCACAGAGCGCCGACGACTATGTCGCGATTGCCCGTGACCTGGCGGCTGACTTACCTGCCTTGCAGACGCTGCGCGCCGGTCTACGCGCGCGGATGCATGCGTCGCCGTTAATGGACGTGCAGGGTTTCGCGCGCCGCTTTGAAGATGCCCTGATCGGGCTTTACCAGAAAATCGCAGCCGAAGAGGAGAGCAAGGCGATGAATGCAAAAACGGTTTTGCATGTCGGTCCGGGGCATCGGGCCAATGGCGCCCAACTGCCGCAGGCTTTTCGTTCCGCCGATTGGCGGGAAATCCGCCTCGATATCGACCCGGCCAACGAGCCGGATCTGGTCGGCTCCATGCTCGACATGCAGGCGGTCGCTGATGCCAGCGTCGATGCGATTTATTCCGCACATAACATCGAGCATGTCTATGCGCATGAAGTGCCGCAGGTGCTGGCCGAGTTTTTACGGGTATTAAAGCCGGATGGTTTCCTGGTGCTGACTTGTCCCGATTTGCAGTCGGTCTGCGCGTTGGTCGCTGAAGACAAGTTGGGCGATGCCGCTTACCAGTCACCGGCCGGGGGAATCACGCCGCACGACATTCTCTATGGCCATGGCGAGGCATTGGCCCGAGGTCATCATTTCATGGCGCATAAATGCGGCTTCACCTTGAAAACGCTGACCCAGGCGGTGCACGCTGCGGGCTTTGCCGCCAGCGCGGGCAAGCGCCGGTCGCGGGGGCTGGATTTGTGGCTGGTGGCGTGCAAGAGTGCGCAGCCGGAAGAGTCTTTGCGCAAGCTGGCGGCTAACGTGCTGCCAGCGTAGGCAATTTAGCGGCATTTTCACGGTCGACCGTGAAAATTGGCGAAAACGGGGCTGGGGGTCTGGCTTTGGCAGGAGGTGATGCGGAAAGGGGTCATCTGCTGGCTGTCCCATACCCACATCCCCGGCCTCTCTCCCGGGGGAGAGAGGCTAGGTGTTTTTTGCGGTTGGTGTTGCTTTGCTGAGGGGGCGGCTCGCCAGCTTGCCGGGATGGGTAGCCCCTCTCCCTCCGGGAGAGGGGTAAGGGCTAGGCTCGTCCGTAAGCGTCTTCGAAGCGGACGATGTCGTCTTCGCCGAGGTAGTTGCCGGTTTGCACTTCGATCACGATCAGCAGCTCCGTCCCGTGGTTGGCCAGTTGGTGTTTGTGGCCGGCGGGGATGTAGGTCGATTCGTTGGCGCAGACGCGCAGGGTTTGTTCGCCATTGACGATTTCGGCGACGCCGGCGACGACGACCCAGTGTTCGCTGCGGTGCTGGTGCATTTGCAGTGACAGCGATTTGCCCGGCTTGACGACCAGGCGCTTGATCTTGAAGCCGTTGCCTTCTTCCAGCACGGTGAAACTACCCCAGGGGCGGTGGGTGGTCTGGTGGTGGTAGGAGGCCGGGTGATCGATCGATTCCAGGTGGTTGACCACCTGCTTGACGTCCTGGGCGCGGTCGCGGTGGGCGACCAGCAGGGCGTCGGGGGTTTCAACGATGAGCAGGTCCTTGACCCCGACGGCAGCGACCAGCCGGTTGCCGGCGAGGACGAAGGTGTCTTGCACGTCGACCAGGGCGGTTTCGCCGCTGACCCGGTTGCCGTTCTGGTCGGGTTCGATCAGCGTGCTTGCGGCCAGCCAGGAGCCAATGTCGTTCCAGTCGAAAGCGGCCCGGACGACGCCGACCCGGTCGGCTTTTTCCATCAGGGCGTAGTCGATCGAGATATTGGGCAGGGCGCCGAAGCTGGTCTTGTCGAGCACCAGCGGTTCGCTCTGGTGGCTGTCGCGGGTGGCTTCCCAGCAGTCGGCCGCTCCCGTTGCCAATTCGGGGGCGGTGGCTTTGAGGGTGTCGAGGAAATAGCCAACCCGGAAGGCGAACATTCCCGAGTTCCAGAGGAAGTTGCCGGCGGCGAGGAACTCGCGGGCTTTTTCCAGCGAGGGCTTTTCGACAAAGCGGTTGACCCGGAAGGTGCCGGGGCCGGTAGCGGCGCCGGATTCGATATAGCCGTAGCCGGTTTCGGGGTAGCCGGGTTCGATGCCGAAGGTGACCAGCCAGTCCTGCGCGGCGAGGGCAACGGCTTGCTCGACGGCAGTATTGAAGGCGGCCAGCGGTTCGATCAGGTGGTCGGCGGCAAGGACCAGCGCGATGGCGTTGTCGCCGTAGTGTTCGCGCACCCAGTGCATGCCTGCGGCAATTGCCGGCGCGGTGTTGCGGCCTACCGGTTCGAGCAGGAAATGGCCGCGCTCGAAGGCGATCCCGGCATCTTCCATCTCGTCGCGGCAGAGGAAGTAATACTCGCGGTTGGTGATGGTCAGCAAGGCGCTGTCGGGAGCAACGGCTGCTGCCCGGCGGTAGGTATGCGCCAGCAGGGTGTCGCCGTCGGGCAACTCCATGAAAGGTTTCGGGCGGGCGCCACGGGACATCGGCCACAGGCGGGTGCCGGCACCGCCACACAGAACAATGGGGACAACGACAGTTTGGGTCATGAGCGTACCAAGTGCGAAAACAATGTCAGCTGAGTGAAAGTCAGGCTGAGGTGGTTAGCCCGATATTGTCGACAGACGGGCGATCCCTGTCCAGAGAAAAGATGTCCATAAAGGTTTCGGTACCCCGCAAATTGATGGTTCCCACACAGTGGGTGGCAAAGCGGGTGATTTTGGCGTTGGCCACCGGGCCGATCAGCAGCGGGGTCGGGTGTTCGCGGGCAGCTGATTCGAGTCGCGAGGCAAAGTTGATGCAGTCGCCGACGGCGGTGTAGGTGCTGCGAAAACTGGTGCCCAGGTCGCCGACCAGGGCTTGTCCGCTTTCGATGCCGATCCGGACCCGCACCGGGGGCAGTCCGTTCCGTCCGGAGCGGTTGAAGGCATCGACCGCGTCGAGCATGGCCAGCGCGGTGGCGACGGCGACATCGGCCTGGTCGGGACAGTCGAGCGGCGCCCCCCAGAAGGCGACCAGCCCGTCGCCGCTGTATTTGTCGAGTGTCCCGCCGGCAGCCAGGAGCGGCCGGGTGAGGCTTTCGAGGATGCCCTTGGTCAACTCGGCGGCCTGTTCCAGCGATAGTGCCGAAGTCATCCGGGTGTAGCCCTCGATGTCGGCGATCAGCACGGTGACTTCGCGCAGGGTGGGTTGCAGGCTGTATTGCAGGTTGGCGCGCAGAATTTCGTTGAGCACCTGGCTGGAAACGTAGTGTCCGAGGGTGTTGATTGCCTGCTGTATCCTTTTTTGCGCCAGTCGCCATTCGTGCGGAACGCCGAGCAGCAGGAACACCAGCATGCCCCACAGCGGCGCGGTGATCGACCATTCGGCCTGACGCAGTGCGCCGGCCAGAGCCAGTCCGAGCCAGGTCAGCGACAGGGCGAGCAGGCCCAGCGCGCCGCTCCAGGCGCGGAACCGGGCGATGATCAGGGCAGCCAGCAGGGTGCTGGCCAGAATCCACAGAATGCTCCAGGGGCGCCCCGACCAGGGCGGCGCCAGCTGCCCCGTCTCCAGGTCGAGCAAGGCCGAGAGGCTGGCGGCATGAACCATGACGCCGGCGCTGAGGGGGGCGAGCGGGGTGCTCACCCGGTCTCCCAGGCCGAGCGAGGATGAGCCGACCAGAACATGCCGGCCGCGCAGCCAGCCGGCGGGGAGTTCATGTTGCAGAATCCAGTGCGCCGGGATCACCGTGTAGGCGGCGAGTGCCTTGTGGTAGGGAATTCGCCATTCGCGCAGCAGGGCAAGCTCGGGGCTGAGCGGCTGGCCGGCGATGCAGCCGAGGATGGTCGGGGCCAGGTGCAGGTAGTCCCGGCCGGCAAAGCGGCTGCTCAGCGGCAGGCGGCGGAGGACGCCGTCGCTGTCTGGCTGGTAGCCAAGATTGCCGACGCAGCGGGGGCTGCTCAGGCCGCCGTGGAGGCCGATGTAACCTTGCGCCAGGCGGCGGCCTTGCAGGTCGCCATGGGCCGGTGCGCCGCCGTGGAGTTGTCCGAGTGCCAGCGAGGGGAAGCGCGGCGAGTAGTCGAAAATCTGCGCCAGGACCAGTGGACCGTAGGTGGACAGCGCCGCCAGCCGGGTATCGCCGGGGCTGTCGCCGGGTTCCGGCAAGGCAATGTCAAGGGCGACGCTGCGTGCTTCCTGGCTGCCGATCAGGGTGT
This genomic window from Dechloromonas sp. ZY10 contains:
- a CDS encoding mannose-1-phosphate guanylyltransferase/mannose-6-phosphate isomerase — encoded protein: MTQTVVVPIVLCGGAGTRLWPMSRGARPKPFMELPDGDTLLAHTYRRAAAVAPDSALLTITNREYYFLCRDEMEDAGIAFERGHFLLEPVGRNTAPAIAAGMHWVREHYGDNAIALVLAADHLIEPLAAFNTAVEQAVALAAQDWLVTFGIEPGYPETGYGYIESGAATGPGTFRVNRFVEKPSLEKAREFLAAGNFLWNSGMFAFRVGYFLDTLKATAPELATGAADCWEATRDSHQSEPLVLDKTSFGALPNISIDYALMEKADRVGVVRAAFDWNDIGSWLAASTLIEPDQNGNRVSGETALVDVQDTFVLAGNRLVAAVGVKDLLIVETPDALLVAHRDRAQDVKQVVNHLESIDHPASYHHQTTHRPWGSFTVLEEGNGFKIKRLVVKPGKSLSLQMHQHRSEHWVVVAGVAEIVNGEQTLRVCANESTYIPAGHKHQLANHGTELLIVIEVQTGNYLGEDDIVRFEDAYGRA
- a CDS encoding CHASE2 domain-containing protein, which produces MLTAARKTLLARIAIAVVAAGLALLLEVARPTLLNRLDEGIRDVAVRHFADPTPETRLAVIDIDDETIRRIGPWPWPRTRLADLVDTLIGSQEARSVALDIALPEPGDSPGDTRLAALSTYGPLVLAQIFDYSPRFPSLALGQLHGGAPAHGDLQGRRLAQGYIGLHGGLSSPRCVGNLGYQPDSDGVLRRLPLSSRFAGRDYLHLAPTILGCIAGQPLSPELALLREWRIPYHKALAAYTVIPAHWILQHELPAGWLRGRHVLVGSSSLGLGDRVSTPLAPLSAGVMVHAASLSALLDLETGQLAPPWSGRPWSILWILASTLLAALIIARFRAWSGALGLLALSLTWLGLALAGALRQAEWSITAPLWGMLVFLLLGVPHEWRLAQKRIQQAINTLGHYVSSQVLNEILRANLQYSLQPTLREVTVLIADIEGYTRMTSALSLEQAAELTKGILESLTRPLLAAGGTLDKYSGDGLVAFWGAPLDCPDQADVAVATALAMLDAVDAFNRSGRNGLPPVRVRIGIESGQALVGDLGTSFRSTYTAVGDCINFASRLESAAREHPTPLLIGPVANAKITRFATHCVGTINLRGTETFMDIFSLDRDRPSVDNIGLTTSA